One window from the genome of Microbulbifer sp. ALW1 encodes:
- a CDS encoding ABC transporter transmembrane domain-containing protein produces MTFPAMMAALWRFMRPYKKVLFAAGVALVFTAGVTLAIGQGVRLLVDKGFVANSSEALSHAVLVIIGLAFLMAIGTYTRFYLVSWIGERVVADLRKAVFNHIVTLHPSYFETNRSGEIMSRLTTDTTLLQHIVGTSFSMALRSALMFVGALILLLFTNIKLSLIVLVGVPLVLLPIVLYGRRVRKLSKASQDSIADVGSYAGEIIQHIKTVQSYTRESYEKQAFGKEVETAFGVAKRRIRQRALLIAVVILLMFGAVSGLLWVGGNDMIAGRMTAGDLAAFVFYAIMMGSAVATISEVYGELQRATGATERLVDLLNVQAEIPAASEHVQSQEVSPMASAQVAFEGVAFSYPSRPDQLAIRGLNLMVAAGKSLALVGPSGAGKSTLLELLQRFYDPLRGRITLGGIDIREMDTATLRKQIAVVPQQPALFTNDVWYNIRYGKPDASDAEVIAAAKAAHAHEFIEQLPDGYNSHLGEQGTRLSGGQKQRIAIARAILKDPKILLLDEATSALDAESEYHVQQALEALMQNRTTIIIAHRLATILHADSIAVLDQGQLVAQGRHAELVTTSPLYKRLAELQFRDSEGQKPVLE; encoded by the coding sequence ATGACGTTTCCGGCAATGATGGCCGCGCTCTGGCGGTTTATGCGCCCTTACAAGAAAGTGCTATTTGCCGCCGGCGTGGCGTTAGTATTCACTGCGGGAGTCACCCTGGCCATTGGCCAAGGTGTGCGGCTACTGGTCGACAAGGGCTTTGTGGCAAATTCCAGTGAAGCGCTGAGCCACGCGGTGTTGGTGATCATCGGGCTGGCGTTCCTGATGGCCATAGGTACTTACACGCGGTTTTACCTTGTGTCCTGGATTGGTGAGCGGGTAGTGGCGGATCTGCGCAAGGCAGTGTTCAACCACATCGTGACCCTGCACCCCAGCTATTTTGAAACCAACCGCAGTGGCGAGATCATGTCCCGCCTCACCACCGATACCACCCTGCTGCAACATATTGTCGGTACCTCCTTCTCCATGGCCTTGCGCAGTGCCCTGATGTTTGTCGGTGCACTGATTCTGTTGCTCTTCACCAACATTAAATTGAGCCTGATCGTACTTGTGGGAGTGCCCCTGGTATTACTGCCCATCGTGCTCTACGGGCGACGTGTGCGGAAGTTGTCCAAGGCCAGCCAGGACTCTATTGCCGATGTGGGCAGCTACGCCGGGGAGATTATTCAGCACATCAAAACCGTTCAGAGCTACACCCGGGAAAGCTACGAGAAGCAGGCCTTCGGCAAAGAGGTTGAAACCGCCTTTGGTGTTGCCAAGCGCCGTATTCGCCAGCGCGCGCTGTTAATCGCCGTGGTCATACTGCTGATGTTTGGTGCCGTCAGCGGCCTGCTGTGGGTAGGCGGGAATGACATGATTGCCGGCCGCATGACCGCCGGCGACCTGGCCGCCTTTGTGTTTTACGCCATCATGATGGGCTCTGCGGTCGCGACCATTTCGGAGGTCTACGGCGAACTGCAGCGGGCGACCGGCGCCACCGAGCGATTGGTGGATTTGCTGAATGTTCAAGCGGAAATCCCCGCCGCCAGCGAACATGTGCAGAGCCAGGAAGTGAGTCCCATGGCCAGTGCCCAGGTCGCCTTTGAGGGGGTTGCATTCAGTTACCCATCCCGCCCCGATCAGCTCGCGATTCGCGGACTGAACCTGATGGTGGCGGCGGGCAAAAGCTTGGCACTGGTTGGCCCCTCCGGTGCCGGTAAATCCACCCTGCTGGAATTGCTGCAGCGCTTCTACGATCCACTGCGCGGACGCATCACCCTAGGTGGTATCGACATTCGCGAAATGGATACCGCAACCCTGCGCAAACAGATCGCGGTGGTACCGCAGCAACCAGCGCTGTTTACCAATGATGTCTGGTACAACATCCGTTACGGCAAACCCGATGCCAGCGACGCGGAAGTGATTGCGGCCGCCAAGGCCGCCCATGCCCACGAATTTATTGAACAGCTGCCGGATGGCTACAACAGCCATCTGGGGGAGCAGGGCACCCGCCTGTCTGGTGGCCAGAAGCAGCGGATCGCCATTGCCCGCGCCATCCTCAAAGACCCGAAAATTCTGCTATTGGACGAAGCTACCAGCGCACTGGATGCCGAGAGCGAGTACCACGTGCAACAGGCGCTGGAAGCGCTGATGCAAAACCGCACAACCATCATCATTGCCCATCGGCTGGCGACGATATTGCACGCCGATAGTATTGCGGTATTGGATCAGGGGCAGCTGGTGGCGCAGGGCAGGCATGCGGAGCTCGTGACGACCTCTCCCCTTTACAAGAGGCTGGCTGAATTACAGTTTCGTGATTCCGAGGGCCAAAAACCGGTCCTCGAGTAA
- a CDS encoding cupin domain-containing protein — protein sequence MKNILSGFLSIALLTSNSILASADATNDAGYIIERETEIATQQPGPHKGGGETTGFSFFADAPSMDTVFKKRILHPGSAIGYHEQHKDEIYYVVSGSGELTMNGQKSEVGPGTAILTRPGNSHGLRQIGKDDLVIFIVYRKHQ from the coding sequence ATGAAAAATATCTTGTCGGGCTTTTTAAGTATTGCCCTGTTAACTTCCAACAGCATACTCGCCTCCGCAGATGCGACGAACGATGCTGGTTATATCATTGAGCGCGAGACTGAGATAGCCACTCAGCAGCCGGGTCCGCACAAAGGTGGCGGTGAAACTACCGGCTTTTCCTTTTTCGCCGATGCACCGTCCATGGATACGGTATTCAAAAAGCGGATACTGCATCCGGGTTCTGCCATTGGCTATCACGAGCAGCACAAGGACGAGATCTATTACGTGGTCAGTGGCAGCGGCGAACTGACCATGAACGGCCAGAAATCCGAGGTGGGTCCTGGCACCGCAATTCTCACACGCCCCGGAAACTCCCATGGGCTCAGGCAGATTGGAAAAGACGATCTGGTGATTTTTATTGTCTACCGCAAGCACCAATAA
- a CDS encoding YciI family protein: MKYLALVYYDEKLMESKSQQEWDALNQECIACVAGLSESGHYVSGSPLMPTSSATTVRVRDNRVTVTDGPFAETKEQLAGFYMLEARDLNEAIALAGKIPPARYGSVEVRPARELLAEGNQAGGDAD; encoded by the coding sequence ATGAAGTATCTGGCACTGGTCTATTACGACGAGAAGCTCATGGAGAGCAAGTCCCAGCAGGAGTGGGATGCGCTCAATCAGGAGTGTATTGCCTGTGTTGCCGGTCTGAGTGAAAGCGGTCACTACGTTTCCGGCAGTCCACTGATGCCCACCAGCTCGGCGACCACCGTGCGGGTCCGCGACAACCGGGTCACCGTTACCGACGGCCCCTTTGCCGAAACCAAGGAACAGCTCGCCGGTTTTTACATGCTCGAAGCCAGGGACCTCAACGAGGCCATTGCGCTGGCCGGAAAAATTCCACCGGCGCGCTACGGCTCGGTAGAAGTCCGCCCTGCGCGGGAGCTGTTGGCCGAGGGTAATCAGGCCGGCGGCGACGCCGACTAA
- a CDS encoding alpha/beta hydrolase → MKTIMTLLSLMLSLFCLPSLAAEPPIYGQSRTISSHILGDDKQLDIYLPAISALPDQKFPVLYLLHSQWDMLPAIATLDLIANTVPDFIVVGIESQGQELDVKAGDAEFAQFLEKELFPFIEREYPAASYRILSGHSHAGKFVMQQWLSNTLPVSQYFAFSPSLDDGDILHKVESFPRQALTNQKPLILTMANEGEHMHAPYTRINAILSSTSKFRYASHHFPTETHRSTKHPSMKFALQAAFPEWAPTAEVKMSGAPGLKRHYDALSARHGLKAVPSVEMLQQITARHSVGSDEAERAKLQPLFDYAIHDLHVQPSRFVEIVDYLTDNGYAEASQRYLEALCETDAIHPRCGTVTLARKKY, encoded by the coding sequence ATGAAAACAATAATGACTCTCCTCTCCCTGATGCTATCCCTGTTCTGCCTTCCGTCCCTTGCGGCAGAACCGCCAATCTACGGGCAGTCACGCACAATTTCTTCGCACATTCTGGGCGATGACAAGCAGCTGGATATTTATTTACCCGCGATCAGTGCCCTCCCGGATCAGAAGTTTCCCGTGCTCTATCTGTTACACAGCCAGTGGGACATGCTGCCGGCCATTGCCACACTGGACCTGATTGCAAACACAGTGCCGGACTTCATCGTGGTGGGTATTGAAAGCCAGGGGCAAGAACTGGATGTTAAGGCGGGTGACGCAGAATTTGCACAATTCCTGGAGAAAGAGCTGTTCCCGTTTATCGAGCGGGAGTATCCAGCAGCGAGCTACCGGATTCTTTCCGGCCACTCCCATGCCGGGAAATTTGTGATGCAGCAGTGGCTGTCGAATACCCTACCGGTCTCCCAGTATTTCGCCTTCAGCCCTTCCCTGGATGATGGCGATATTCTGCACAAAGTGGAGTCCTTCCCAAGGCAGGCTCTCACCAACCAGAAACCGCTGATACTGACCATGGCCAATGAGGGAGAGCATATGCACGCCCCCTATACCCGGATCAACGCCATTCTGAGTTCCACCAGCAAATTCCGCTACGCATCACACCATTTCCCAACAGAGACGCACCGCAGCACCAAGCATCCCTCCATGAAATTTGCCCTACAGGCAGCGTTCCCGGAGTGGGCGCCAACTGCGGAGGTGAAAATGTCTGGAGCCCCGGGTCTTAAGCGCCACTACGATGCCTTGTCAGCCCGTCACGGGCTAAAGGCAGTGCCATCGGTGGAAATGCTTCAGCAGATTACCGCCCGACACTCCGTCGGCAGTGACGAAGCGGAACGGGCAAAATTGCAGCCGTTATTCGACTATGCCATCCACGACCTGCATGTGCAGCCATCTCGCTTTGTGGAAATTGTGGATTACCTGACGGACAACGGTTACGCAGAGGCCAGTCAGCGCTACCTCGAAGCCCTGTGCGAGACAGATGCCATCCACCCCCGCTGTGGCACGGTAACCCTGGCCAGGAAAAAGTACTGA
- a CDS encoding RNA polymerase sigma factor, which produces MTVVSQAWLDQLYQTESRRVLATLIRLLGDFDLAEEALHDAFAAAITQWPVDGVPDNPRAWLVSTGRFKAIDQLRRKARFDVSYEDVAERLASELTTEGEDEPSIEDDRLRLIFTCCHPSLAPEARLALTLREVCGLTTEEIASAFLTSTPTLAQRIVRAKAKIRDAKIPYEVPEAEQLPERLDSVLHAIYLIFNEGYSASAGENLIRQDLAAEAIRLARLVCQLLPEPEAEGLLALLLLQDARRAARVSADGELILLEQQDRSLWDGQQIHEGSERVLGALASRRFGPYTLQAAIAAVHAEAHSMEDTDWPQIVGLYDALLEMSPSPVIELNRAVAVAMRDGPAQGLQLIDNLLERGLLTNYHLCHAARADLYRRLGQKEEACAAYQAALALAQQEPEQRFLARRLAELEDD; this is translated from the coding sequence ATGACTGTCGTATCCCAAGCCTGGCTTGACCAGCTTTACCAGACCGAATCACGCCGCGTGCTCGCCACCCTTATTCGCCTGCTGGGGGATTTCGACCTGGCGGAAGAGGCCCTGCACGATGCTTTTGCCGCCGCCATCACTCAATGGCCGGTGGATGGGGTACCGGATAACCCCCGCGCCTGGCTGGTCTCCACCGGGCGCTTCAAGGCCATCGACCAGCTGCGTCGCAAGGCACGCTTTGATGTGTCCTATGAGGATGTCGCCGAACGACTTGCATCAGAACTGACCACCGAGGGGGAGGACGAGCCGAGCATTGAGGACGACCGACTGCGCCTGATCTTTACCTGCTGCCACCCCAGTCTGGCGCCGGAAGCGCGACTCGCGCTTACCCTGCGCGAAGTGTGCGGGCTTACCACGGAAGAGATAGCCAGCGCCTTCCTGACGTCCACGCCCACCCTGGCGCAGCGCATTGTGCGCGCCAAGGCAAAAATCCGCGACGCCAAAATCCCCTATGAGGTTCCCGAAGCGGAACAGTTACCCGAACGCCTGGATAGCGTTCTGCATGCCATTTACCTGATCTTCAATGAGGGCTACTCCGCCTCGGCCGGTGAAAACCTGATTCGTCAGGACCTGGCTGCAGAGGCCATTCGCCTCGCGCGCCTGGTGTGCCAGCTGCTACCGGAGCCGGAAGCCGAAGGGCTACTGGCACTATTGCTGTTGCAGGATGCGCGCCGTGCGGCGCGGGTATCTGCCGATGGCGAACTGATATTGCTGGAGCAGCAGGACCGGTCACTCTGGGATGGGCAACAGATTCACGAGGGAAGTGAACGGGTGCTGGGGGCGCTGGCCAGCCGTCGGTTCGGCCCCTATACCCTGCAGGCAGCCATCGCCGCGGTGCATGCGGAAGCCCATTCCATGGAGGATACTGACTGGCCACAGATCGTTGGTCTCTACGATGCCTTGCTGGAAATGTCGCCGTCCCCCGTGATCGAACTCAATCGCGCGGTCGCGGTGGCGATGCGGGATGGACCCGCGCAGGGGTTACAACTGATCGATAACCTGCTTGAGCGTGGGCTGCTGACAAATTATCACCTTTGCCACGCCGCCCGGGCCGATCTCTACCGTCGCCTGGGGCAAAAAGAGGAGGCGTGCGCCGCATACCAAGCTGCATTGGCGTTGGCGCAGCAGGAGCCGGAACAGCGTTTCCTCGCGCGCCGCCTGGCGGAATTGGAAGACGACTGA
- a CDS encoding VOC family protein, translating to MKSNCMHLAIPAGDLEVAKTFYCDVLGCKTGNSEAGHWVDIDFWGNELTLHQSKEQLPSVRHDVDMGAVAVPHFGAHLPNDEFQALKARIEAAGLEYLDKPYRRFVGDEYEQETFFIQDPNGNVLEMKSMVNPELMFR from the coding sequence ATGAAATCCAACTGCATGCACCTCGCCATTCCCGCCGGGGACCTGGAAGTCGCGAAAACATTCTATTGCGATGTGCTGGGCTGTAAAACCGGCAACAGCGAGGCCGGGCACTGGGTGGACATCGACTTCTGGGGCAATGAGCTCACCCTGCACCAGAGCAAAGAGCAGTTGCCCAGTGTGCGCCACGATGTGGATATGGGGGCAGTGGCAGTACCGCATTTCGGAGCACATTTGCCCAACGATGAGTTCCAGGCGCTCAAGGCCCGTATCGAAGCCGCCGGCCTCGAGTATCTGGATAAGCCCTACCGCCGTTTTGTGGGCGACGAATACGAGCAGGAGACCTTTTTCATCCAGGACCCCAATGGCAATGTGCTGGAAATGAAATCAATGGTGAACCCTGAGCTGATGTTTCGATAA
- a CDS encoding DUF3667 domain-containing protein — translation MSDLSTPSAPETSTENARLQNSEASSSEVSSCSPAPEIPDAHAHCANCTAPLLGPHCYACGQPSKGLVRELPEMLGDFLNSVFGFDSRITRTLGPLLYHPGFLTNEYLAGRRARYVSPVRLFVFLCLTAFFAANLSSDWGSAFTINQSTTSQAMGDFDLKSVEHSISAASSVDEVLRLRELAIEEIAEAARESGDLPGVSGLLNGVEQIIRHHADQRIAQLDPAAVERLAENHQQEETPSPQIDGTSSAIDAWFVRQSARLTMNISRIEKDPNLLKDALFGSIPSALFIMLPIFALCLSLLYLFKRRLYMEHLIVALHSHAFLSLALLLAVLLFDLRAWLTEPHTLPQALFNLALVALALWVPVYLLLMQKWVYRQGWPMTLFKYSLLSVVYLLLLSMATTIAGLTSVANF, via the coding sequence ATGAGTGATTTAAGCACCCCATCAGCGCCCGAAACGTCCACTGAAAATGCACGTCTCCAGAACAGCGAGGCGAGCAGTAGTGAAGTAAGTAGTTGCAGCCCTGCGCCAGAGATACCCGATGCACACGCGCATTGCGCGAACTGTACGGCGCCCCTGCTTGGCCCCCACTGTTACGCCTGCGGCCAGCCGTCCAAAGGGCTGGTGCGCGAACTACCGGAAATGCTTGGCGACTTTCTCAATTCCGTATTTGGCTTCGATTCCCGGATCACGCGGACTCTTGGGCCACTGCTGTACCATCCCGGCTTCCTTACCAATGAATACCTGGCTGGTCGCCGCGCACGCTATGTCAGTCCGGTGCGACTGTTTGTCTTCCTGTGCCTGACGGCCTTCTTCGCTGCCAACCTCAGCAGTGACTGGGGCAGTGCCTTTACGATCAATCAGTCCACGACCTCTCAGGCCATGGGTGATTTCGACCTGAAAAGTGTGGAGCACTCCATTTCAGCCGCCAGCAGTGTGGATGAAGTACTGCGGTTACGGGAACTGGCAATAGAGGAGATTGCCGAGGCGGCGCGGGAAAGTGGCGATTTGCCCGGTGTGTCCGGGCTGTTAAACGGCGTCGAGCAGATAATTCGCCATCACGCAGACCAGCGTATTGCACAACTGGATCCCGCGGCGGTTGAGCGTCTCGCCGAAAACCATCAACAAGAGGAAACCCCGTCACCGCAGATCGACGGCACCTCGTCGGCGATCGATGCCTGGTTTGTTCGCCAGAGCGCGCGGCTGACGATGAATATTTCCCGTATCGAGAAAGATCCGAACCTGCTTAAAGATGCGCTGTTCGGGTCCATTCCCTCGGCACTGTTTATCATGCTGCCCATCTTCGCGCTGTGCCTGAGCCTGCTGTACCTGTTCAAGCGCCGCCTTTATATGGAACACCTGATTGTCGCGCTCCACAGCCACGCCTTCCTGTCGCTGGCGCTATTGCTGGCAGTGTTACTGTTCGACCTGCGGGCCTGGCTCACCGAGCCGCACACCTTGCCACAGGCACTGTTCAACCTGGCGCTTGTCGCGCTGGCTCTGTGGGTGCCGGTCTACCTGCTACTGATGCAGAAATGGGTATACCGTCAGGGCTGGCCGATGACCCTGTTCAAGTATTCGTTGCTCAGCGTGGTCTACCTTCTCCTGCTCAGCATGGCGACCACGATTGCCGGGCTGACCAGTGTTGCCAATTTCTGA
- a CDS encoding ABC-F family ATPase yields MITTANITMQFGAQPLFENISAKFGNGNRYGLIGANGCGKSTFMKILSGALTPTAGNVSIAPGCTVGILSQDQFAFEEYTVVDAVIMGDTRLWEIKQERDRIYSLPEMSEEDGMRVADLEVQFAELDGYSAESRAGEILLEAGIEESLHFGLMKQVAPGWKLRVLLAQALFADPDILLLDEPTNNLDIHTIHWLAEVLNQRKSTMIIISHDRHFLNQVCTHMADIDYGELRIFPGNYEDFVAASTLIQEQLHAENAKKSAELEELQSFVNRFSANASKAKQASSRAKKMEKIKLEEVKPSSRVKPYITFQQCKKLHRQALTLEGLAHGFEDLPLFSGGEMILEAGARLAVIGENGVGKTTFLRCLVDQLQANSGVIKWSENAAIGYCPQDSSADFEGDLTIFEWMTQWRTPKHDDLAVRGMLGRLLFTADDANKKAAVCSGGEKNRLLFGKLMMMDTNVLIMDEPTNHLDMESIEALNKALASYEGTLIFVSHDRQFVSSLATRVLEIKDRQMIDFQGTYDEYLTDKARAAAQAA; encoded by the coding sequence TTGATCACCACCGCGAACATCACCATGCAGTTCGGTGCCCAGCCGCTGTTTGAAAATATCTCCGCCAAGTTCGGCAACGGCAATCGCTATGGCCTGATCGGAGCCAATGGCTGCGGCAAGTCCACCTTTATGAAGATCCTGAGCGGTGCCCTGACGCCCACCGCTGGCAATGTATCCATCGCACCCGGATGCACTGTCGGCATCCTGAGCCAGGACCAGTTCGCGTTTGAGGAATACACCGTGGTGGACGCGGTGATCATGGGCGATACCCGCCTGTGGGAGATCAAGCAGGAACGCGACCGCATTTACTCGCTGCCGGAGATGAGCGAGGAAGACGGGATGCGCGTGGCGGACCTGGAAGTGCAGTTTGCAGAGCTGGACGGCTACAGTGCCGAAAGCCGTGCCGGTGAGATCCTGCTGGAAGCCGGCATCGAGGAATCCCTGCATTTCGGCCTGATGAAGCAGGTGGCCCCCGGCTGGAAGCTGCGGGTGCTGCTGGCGCAGGCGCTGTTCGCGGACCCGGACATCCTGCTGCTGGATGAGCCCACCAACAACCTGGATATCCACACCATCCACTGGCTGGCGGAAGTGCTGAACCAGCGCAAATCCACCATGATCATCATTTCCCACGACCGCCACTTCCTGAATCAGGTGTGCACCCACATGGCGGACATCGACTACGGCGAGCTGCGCATCTTCCCCGGCAACTATGAGGATTTTGTTGCGGCCTCCACCCTGATTCAGGAACAGCTTCACGCGGAGAACGCCAAAAAGAGTGCAGAACTGGAAGAGCTGCAGAGCTTTGTAAACCGCTTCTCTGCCAACGCGTCCAAGGCCAAGCAGGCCAGCTCGCGGGCGAAGAAGATGGAAAAGATCAAACTGGAGGAAGTAAAACCCTCCAGTCGGGTCAAGCCCTACATCACCTTCCAGCAGTGCAAGAAACTGCACCGCCAGGCCCTGACCCTGGAAGGCCTGGCCCATGGCTTTGAAGACCTGCCCCTGTTTAGCGGCGGCGAGATGATTCTGGAAGCTGGCGCGCGACTGGCGGTGATCGGTGAGAACGGTGTCGGCAAGACCACCTTCCTGCGCTGCTTGGTGGACCAACTTCAGGCCAACAGCGGTGTCATCAAGTGGTCCGAGAATGCCGCCATCGGCTACTGTCCCCAGGACAGCAGCGCGGACTTTGAAGGCGACCTCACCATCTTTGAGTGGATGACCCAGTGGCGCACGCCCAAACACGATGACCTGGCAGTGCGCGGCATGCTGGGGCGCCTGCTGTTTACCGCGGACGATGCCAACAAAAAGGCCGCGGTATGCTCCGGTGGTGAGAAGAACCGCCTACTGTTCGGCAAGCTGATGATGATGGATACCAACGTGTTGATCATGGACGAACCGACCAACCACCTGGATATGGAGTCCATCGAGGCCCTGAACAAGGCACTGGCCAGCTACGAGGGCACCCTGATCTTCGTCAGCCACGACCGTCAGTTTGTGTCTTCCCTCGCCACCCGGGTGCTGGAGATCAAAGACCGGCAGATGATCGACTTCCAGGGCACCTACGACGAGTACCTGACGGACAAGGCCAGGGCCGCCGCCCAAGCGGCCTGA
- a CDS encoding patatin-like phospholipase family protein → MRHSVFHRRVLLPLIGILLMGVAGCVSLAERNPVPAALSGAAHVDGVRDARFWGDEWPKFSKSMYANHTAEQLREEYPAIYGKPHDYLAISGGGANGAFGAGLLVGWSAAGTRPEFTMVTGVSTGALMAPFAFLGSAYDHQLERLYTAISTRDIAVKHNIITTLLGNSAFDTSPLKALIAENVDAELIDAIAREHRTGRRLLIGTFDLDAGRSVIWNIGAIANSSSANKHQLIQEVLLASASIPGVFPPVMIPVRAGGRMYEEMHVDGGSGSQVFVYPAAVDWRQINSRLDVQGQPQVFVIRNSLLNPDYSAVKSHVLPIASRSIGSLIRTQGIGDLYQIYALCERDGNDFNLAYIPSDFSVKPQEKFDPVYMRQLFDLGYRMAAKGNPWKKSPPGLELPTRD, encoded by the coding sequence ATGCGACATTCTGTGTTCCATCGAAGGGTACTTCTGCCGCTTATTGGCATACTGCTGATGGGGGTGGCGGGCTGCGTCAGCCTCGCGGAGCGCAATCCCGTACCCGCAGCGTTATCTGGAGCCGCGCATGTTGATGGTGTCAGGGACGCCCGCTTCTGGGGTGATGAATGGCCGAAGTTTTCCAAGTCAATGTACGCCAACCACACCGCCGAGCAATTGCGCGAGGAATATCCGGCGATTTACGGAAAACCACACGACTATCTCGCCATATCTGGTGGTGGCGCCAATGGCGCCTTTGGGGCCGGGTTACTCGTCGGCTGGTCGGCGGCCGGCACGCGGCCGGAATTTACCATGGTAACTGGCGTCAGTACCGGCGCGCTTATGGCCCCCTTCGCCTTTCTTGGTTCGGCTTACGATCACCAGCTGGAACGTCTCTATACCGCCATCAGTACCCGGGACATTGCTGTAAAGCACAACATCATTACCACCCTGTTAGGGAACTCCGCCTTCGATACCTCCCCCCTGAAAGCGTTGATTGCCGAAAATGTCGATGCGGAACTGATTGATGCCATAGCGCGGGAACACCGCACGGGTCGTCGCCTGTTGATCGGTACTTTCGATCTCGATGCCGGTCGTTCCGTTATCTGGAATATCGGAGCGATTGCAAACAGTAGCTCCGCAAATAAACATCAACTGATACAGGAAGTGCTGCTCGCCTCAGCCTCGATTCCCGGCGTGTTTCCGCCGGTGATGATTCCGGTCCGTGCCGGTGGCCGCATGTACGAAGAGATGCATGTGGATGGTGGCAGTGGTTCACAAGTATTTGTGTATCCGGCCGCGGTGGATTGGCGGCAGATCAATAGCCGGTTGGACGTACAGGGGCAGCCGCAGGTGTTTGTGATCCGCAATTCCCTGCTGAACCCGGATTACAGCGCGGTAAAAAGCCATGTATTACCCATCGCCTCCCGCTCGATAGGTTCCCTCATCCGCACCCAGGGTATCGGTGATCTCTACCAGATTTACGCCCTGTGTGAACGGGATGGTAACGACTTTAATCTCGCCTATATCCCCTCAGATTTTTCCGTAAAGCCCCAAGAAAAGTTTGACCCGGTTTATATGCGACAACTGTTCGACCTGGGCTATCGCATGGCGGCAAAAGGTAACCCCTGGAAAAAATCGCCACCCGGACTGGAGTTGCCCACACGGGATTAA
- a CDS encoding DUF3592 domain-containing protein — translation MKAVSIIKFVFTAIGLAMLAGAFFFFTSTQDFLKSAASADGTVVALVPSRSSDSVTYAPVVQFMDKNGVLIEFRSSSSSNPPSYHEGEVVEVLYPESAPQRAKINGFFSLWGGATILAGLGSVFLIVGLSIIVFGNLKNKKIAFLKKNGTPVKARLKSIDLNHSLKVNGRSPYQINVQWENPEKSEVHVFRSENIWFDPTDHIADEEITVLIEKDNPKKYYVDISFLPKLAS, via the coding sequence ATGAAAGCAGTTTCAATCATTAAGTTTGTGTTCACCGCAATCGGCCTTGCGATGCTCGCGGGGGCATTTTTCTTCTTTACCAGCACCCAGGATTTTCTGAAGAGTGCGGCATCTGCCGATGGCACCGTGGTAGCGCTGGTGCCCTCCCGCTCCAGCGACTCGGTTACCTATGCACCCGTGGTGCAATTTATGGACAAAAACGGTGTGTTGATCGAGTTCAGATCTTCATCGAGCAGCAATCCCCCAAGCTATCACGAGGGCGAAGTTGTTGAGGTTCTGTATCCAGAAAGTGCTCCACAGCGAGCCAAGATCAACGGCTTCTTCTCCTTGTGGGGCGGGGCAACCATTTTGGCGGGGTTGGGCTCGGTATTCCTGATCGTAGGCCTTTCCATCATTGTTTTCGGTAACCTGAAAAACAAGAAGATCGCGTTTTTGAAGAAAAACGGAACCCCGGTCAAGGCCAGGTTGAAGAGCATTGATCTCAATCATTCCCTCAAGGTAAACGGCAGAAGCCCGTACCAGATTAACGTTCAGTGGGAAAACCCGGAGAAATCGGAAGTACATGTATTCCGCAGTGAGAACATCTGGTTTGACCCCACGGATCACATTGCCGATGAAGAGATTACCGTCTTGATCGAGAAGGATAATCCCAAGAAGTACTACGTTGATATTTCTTTCCTGCCGAAGCTGGCGAGTTAA
- a CDS encoding lipopolysaccharide kinase InaA family protein: MENAIRSRATGKKVINGEYETRKVLLKVGTDSVTKYFKERRGMQRRYLTEKAALARLKGIAGVPELIRSADASHLLEMSRLPGASATALNERNLQGLAAIVEKMLSAGVARHSLPIRDVLVDAEGNVGLVDFERATLRSRIWRPDWAIAKAVTRYHLYRLISEHQPQLLKPEQWRLVNIGLKLRRAVSFFHTSTHSLRKPA; this comes from the coding sequence ATGGAAAATGCCATCAGATCCCGTGCGACGGGAAAAAAAGTGATCAATGGTGAGTATGAGACCAGAAAGGTGCTGCTGAAGGTTGGCACTGACTCGGTGACAAAATACTTCAAAGAACGCCGGGGCATGCAGCGGCGTTACCTGACGGAAAAGGCGGCACTGGCACGATTGAAGGGTATTGCCGGGGTCCCCGAACTGATCCGCAGTGCCGATGCTTCACACCTGCTGGAGATGTCGCGCCTGCCGGGCGCCTCGGCAACCGCACTGAACGAACGCAACCTTCAAGGCCTGGCAGCGATTGTCGAAAAAATGCTTTCCGCAGGAGTGGCGCGCCACTCATTGCCAATCCGGGATGTACTGGTCGACGCTGAGGGTAATGTGGGACTGGTGGACTTCGAGCGCGCCACTCTGCGCTCCCGGATCTGGCGCCCCGACTGGGCAATCGCCAAAGCGGTTACCCGCTATCACCTTTACCGCCTCATCTCCGAGCACCAGCCACAGTTGCTCAAGCCGGAACAGTGGCGCCTGGTCAATATTGGCCTGAAACTGCGGCGCGCGGTGAGCTTCTTCCATACCAGCACCCATTCCTTGCGCAAACCGGCTTGA